In a genomic window of Magnolia sinica isolate HGM2019 chromosome 14, MsV1, whole genome shotgun sequence:
- the LOC131225855 gene encoding protein MIZU-KUSSEI 1, with protein MSLNEVKLQRTKSMSGSRKIIPSTSMRATNPETLSSSSSFSTVDSITPEDRPLVRSKFSVISLSKKPTKSVSLTAILRSILGLLPLPLISIPTCRWLSIPSSSPHLGRRVTGTLFGQKKGHVSFAVQEEPRSEPVLLLELATPTCSLVKEMSSGLVRIALECERGASGRGVKLFHEPIWTMYCNGRKTGYAVSRTCSESDWHVLRTVQTVSIGAGVLPPEKAGAEGELMYMRAKFERVVGSRDSEAFYMMNPDGNGGPELSIFLLRI; from the coding sequence atgtcgCTCAACGAAGTCAAACTCCAACGTACCAAAAGCATGAGCGGGAGTAGAAAGATCATCCCCTCAACCTCCATGAGAGCAACCAACCCAGAAaccctatcatcatcatcatcattctccACCGTCGATTCCATCACCCCCGAAGACCGACCACTCGTCCGCAGTAAGTTCTCCGTAATCTCACTCTCAAAGAAGCCCACGAAATCGGTAAGCTTGACAGCAATCCTCCGCTCCATCTTagggctactcccactgccactaATCTCCATCCCAACATGCCGATGGCTATCCATCCCCTCCTCATCTCCCCATCTGGGCCGTCGAGTCACCGGTACCCTCTTCGGCCAGAAGAAAGGCCACGTCAGCTTCGCCGTGCAAGAGGAGCCACGGTCGGAGCCCGTACTACTACTCGAGCTCGCCACCCCGACGTGCTCCTTAGTAAAGGAGATGTCGTCAGGGCTCGTCCGCATCGCGCTCGAGTGCGAACGCGGTGCATCCGGCCGCGGCGTCAAGCTCTTCCACGAGCCTATCTGGACCATGTACTGCAACGGTCGGAAAACCGGCTATGCGGTCTCCCGCACGTGCAGTGAATCCGATTGGCACGTGCTGAGGACCGTGCAGACCGTGTCTATCGGCGCCGGCGTTCTTCCTCCAGAGAAGGCCGGCGCCGAAGGCGAGCTCATGTACATGCGTGCCAAGTTCGAGCGTGTGGTCGGTAGTAGAGATTCCGAGGCTTTTTACATGATGAACCCAGATGGCAACGGTGGGCCAGAGCTCAGCATCTTCCTGCTCAGGATCTGA